A region of the Longimicrobium sp. genome:
CCAGCCGAAGGGCTGGACGCGGCTCCGCCGCCCGCGGGCCATCCGAACGCCCGGTCCTTCCGCCCCCGGCCTCCGCGCCGGAACGGCGGCCGCTCTTCCCGCGCAGCCCCCGCCCATGGCCGACTACTCGACTTTCGTGCTCCTGGACCCCGAGTTCTTCGCGTCGCTCGACCAGCGGACGCCCGGGACGGAGTACCACGCGCGCGTCGCGTCGCTCCTCCCGGACGACTGGGAGATCGCCGCGCAGGGGGTGTGGACGTCGGTGCGACCCCCGCGGTGGGAGCACCTGCGGCAGGGGTGGAAGCTGCACGTGTCGGCCACGCCCGCCAACTCCGCCGACGTGCTGGAGCGCGTGGCGGCCGTGCTCGCACGCGACCCGGCCGCGTTCAAGTTCGCCTCCGACGCGGTGATGCTGAACATCCTCCTTTCCAAGAACTGGCCGCGCGAGGGCGGGGGAAAGTTCATCACCATCTATCCGTCGGGCGACGAGCAGTTCGGCCGGCTGGGCCGCGCGCTGGCCCAGGCCACGGCGGAGCTGGACGGGCCCTACATCCTTTCCGACCGCCGGGTTCCGGGAAGCCGCATCGTCTTCTACCGCTTCGGCGAGCACCTGGGCGGCGAAGAGGTGGACCCCGCGGGCACCCGCTCGCACCGGATCGCCACGCCGGGGGGCGGCACGGTGGTGGACGAGCGGCGGGGATACTACCAGATCCCGGACGGGGTGGACGATCCCTTCGGCGCCCGGGCAGTGCGCGTGCTTCCCTCCGGCGCCGAGCCCGAGAACCGGGTGACGCTGAACGGCCGCTACCAGGTGCGCGGCGCGCTGAAGTATTCGAACGTGGGCGGGATGTACCACGCGTGGGACGTGGAGCGCGACCGCGCGGTGGTGCTCCGCGAGCGGCGCCCACTGACCGGGTGGATCGACGCCGGCACCGACGCCGTGGCGCTGCTGCGCAAGGAAGCGGAGATCCTGCGCCAGCTGCAGGGAAGCGGCCTGGCGCCGGAGCTGGTGGACCTGTTCCAGGTGTGGGAGCACCACTACCTGGTGATGGAGCACGTGGAGGGGACGCCGCTGCGCGACTACGCGGTGGCCCGGTACTTCGGCCGCGGCCGGATGGGAAGCCCGCGCCGCCTCTTCCAGGTGTTCCGGCAGCTGATCCGCGAGCTGGCCGGCGGGCTCGAAGAGTTCCACCGCCGCGGGATCGTGCTGCGCGACCTGTCGGTGGGCAACGTGCTGGTGCGCCCCGACCGCTCGGTGTGCTTCATCGACTTCGAGTACGCCTGGGAGCGGCGCGAGGCCGGCGTGTTCGCCCCGCGCGTGGAAACGCCGGGGTTCGCGTCACCCGCGCAAGCGGCGGGCGAGCCGCCGTGCGAGGCGGACGACTTCTACTCGCTGGGCGCGGTGGTGCTGGAGCTGTGCTCCATGCTGGCGCCCGGCGTGGGGCTGAATCGCGCGGGCGTGCTCGACGCCGCGCGGCTGGCGATGGACGAGATCGGCCTTCCCCCCGAGCTGCTGGACGTCGCACGCGGCCTGCTGGAGCCGGACGCCGCCGCGCGCTGGAACGCCGGCGACGTGCGCCGCG
Encoded here:
- the lanKC gene encoding class III lanthionine synthetase LanKC; the encoded protein is MADYSTFVLLDPEFFASLDQRTPGTEYHARVASLLPDDWEIAAQGVWTSVRPPRWEHLRQGWKLHVSATPANSADVLERVAAVLARDPAAFKFASDAVMLNILLSKNWPREGGGKFITIYPSGDEQFGRLGRALAQATAELDGPYILSDRRVPGSRIVFYRFGEHLGGEEVDPAGTRSHRIATPGGGTVVDERRGYYQIPDGVDDPFGARAVRVLPSGAEPENRVTLNGRYQVRGALKYSNVGGMYHAWDVERDRAVVLRERRPLTGWIDAGTDAVALLRKEAEILRQLQGSGLAPELVDLFQVWEHHYLVMEHVEGTPLRDYAVARYFGRGRMGSPRRLFQVFRQLIRELAGGLEEFHRRGIVLRDLSVGNVLVRPDRSVCFIDFEYAWERREAGVFAPRVETPGFASPAQAAGEPPCEADDFYSLGAVVLELCSMLAPGVGLNRAGVLDAARLAMDEIGLPPELLDVARGLLEPDAAARWNAGDVRRALDGVRASAVPWACREPGRLRPPPPVRAGTEAEAAVAAEGVCRFLEASADTSNADGLWPASPDTYRTNPLSIRFGACGPIEQVRRARSKVPDAWLDWVEQRATPERCPPGLFAGLAGVALTLAACGRAEAARRVLGQALAAPLPAGHHALYDGTAGLGIAALALGNELDDAELRAHAERIGGEMETRAERRRHGVAWRGADGRIPCGLANGGSGIGLFYTYLGAATGDVRWWDLASRALAFELSQVTPDAGYAFWPLLGGTRRRPYRSPHVYFGTAGVATAVVRLLACTGDPELRAWTGECARTLSFRWTNKLWQDMGLAGWGETLLDIHAVTGDPGYRADALRVAEGLLPFQVRTRFGTAFPGGALNRVSSEFGMGASGIGLFLHRLVHGGHRAFFPDHLLPGFPASAPLAGAPASAAVVPGPEAGSGRARPAAARRRVRVGIAAGA